The Apostichopus japonicus isolate 1M-3 chromosome 20, ASM3797524v1, whole genome shotgun sequence genome contains a region encoding:
- the LOC139961487 gene encoding uncharacterized protein isoform X1, with the protein MDGHLQETNCEHELSKAVFTPASFRKELREGKQYKQSTAGICAGYVQANVFMLPSEYFTDFQQFCLDNFGPLPLLLASAKGQFEAPILTVDESSDIRTDIPAYKVFKNGEHITTKQDLLEYTDVLKNYCFFYVGCSFSFDRLLISAGIPLRYTDGKGSGNVSMYKTNVMCKKRGHFNVELVVSMRPIRRDLIQRVFEISQPLTNAHGAPVHIGNPAILGISDLSLDEYYGCKTHLEPGEVPVFWACGVTGLEALKSFKSETTFSHCGGSMFITDLKLVEDKSSPSSLPKNQPRVTWLTDDPPLASVLSEAAYRELQQLIMDVKDIHGKQGNGTETERFLKEVLSLSHSRSIGIIMADVSASNEDYGSDTSDSLPDSLAMALYLQSLDKIVTCFCDPNFVTTLLKQMKQFHDAGSSLGSTLYIAACPNMSGDSNIGYKSFTSDVHKYLSNIESAVMIESHGSSLSITETDVGYKSMSETNIGYKSFTSDVHKYLSNIESAVMIESHGSSLSITETDVSHFNLDILLLTASKTHDSNIPALSSDSPLGVVVLCKALYALYTDELHNRYRRRGLGYSLTDEEKNLLNISRLSLNEESIVHIVQLSDSMVR; encoded by the exons ATGGATGGACACTTGCAAGAGACCAATTGTGAACATGAGTTAAGCAAGGCAGTATTCACACCAGCATCTTTTCGGAAGGAGTTAAGAGAAGGGAAACAGTACAAGCAGAGCACAGCGGGTATTTGTGCAG GATATGTTCAGGCAAATGTATTCATGTTGCCTTCGGAGTACTTCACCGACTTCCAGCAATTTTGTTTAGACAATTTCGGTCCCCTCCCCTTACTCTTAGCATCGGCTAAAGGGCAATTCGAAGCTCCGATTCTAACAGTCGATGAAAGCTCTGATATAAG AACGGACATTCCTGCATACAAGGTTTTTAAGAATGGAGAGcatataacaacgaagcaagaCCTTCTGGAGTATACCGATGTGCTAAAGAATTATTGTTTTTTCTATGTGGGATGCAGTTTTAGCTTCGACAGACTGCTCATTTCAGCGGGTATACCGTTAAGGTATACTGATGGAAAAGGAAGTGGAAATGTTAGTATGTACAAG ACGAACGTAATGTGCAAGAAAAGGGGACATTTCAACGTCGAATTAGTCGTTTCGATGCGACCAATTCGACGGGATTTGATACAACGTGTGTTTGAAATTTCGCAACCATTAACTAATGCTCATGGCGCACCAGTGCATATTGGCAATCCAG cTATACTTGGCATCAGTGATTTGAGCTTAGATGAGTATTATGGATGCAAGACTCACTTAGAACCTGGAGAAGTACCTGTCTTCTGGGCTTGTGGAGTAACAGGGTTAGAAGCATTGAAGTCATTCA AGTCCGAAACCACGTTTAGTCATTGCGGTGGCTCCATGTTTATCACCGACCTAAAGTTAGTGGAAGACAAGAGTAGTCCATCATCTCTCCCGAAAAATCAGCCGAGAGTAACGTGGTTGACAGATGACCCACCTTTAGCAAGTGTTTTGTCCGAGGCTGCTTATCGGGAGTTGCAACAGCTTATAATGGACGTCAAAGACATACACG GAAAGCAAGGAAATGGTACTGAAACAGAGCGTTTTTTAAAGGAAGTTTTGTCCTTATCACATTCAAGATCAATTGGTATCATCATGGCAGACGTTAGCGCCTCAAATGAAGATTACGGAAGTGATACCAGTGATAGTCTTCCAGATTCACTAGCAATGGCATTGTATCTTCAAAGTCTTGATAAAATTGTCACTTGCTTCTGCGATCCCAACTTCGTTACGACTTTGCTCAAACAAATGAAGCAATTTCATGATGCAG GATCGTCGCTTGGGAGTACACTCTATATTGCAGCCTGTCCAAATATGTCTGGAGATTCAAATATCGGTTACAAATCGTTTACGTCTGATGTTCATAAATACCTGTCCAACATCGAGAGTGCAGTCATGATAGAATCTCACGGTTCTAGTTTATCGATCACAGAAACTGATGTCGGTTACAAATCGATGTCGGAAACAAATATCGGTTACAAATCGTTTACGTCTGATGTTCATAAATACCTGTCCAACATCGAGAGTGCAGTCATGATAGAATCTCACGGTTCTAGTTTATCGATCACAGAAACTGATGTTAGTCATTTTAATTTGGATATCTTATTGTTAACCGCAAGCAAGACTCATGACAGTAACATTCCAG CCTTGAGTAGCGACTCACCATTGGGCGTGGTGGTGCTATGTAAAGCGCTTTACGCCCTCTACACGGATGAACTACATAACCGATATCGTAGACGAGGATTAGGATATTCTTTAACTGATGAAGAAAAGAACTTGCTTAACATTTCCCGTTTGTCGCTGAATGAG GAATCGATAGTGCACATAGTACAACTGTCTGATTCAATGGTGAGATGA
- the LOC139961487 gene encoding uncharacterized protein isoform X2 gives MLPSEYFTDFQQFCLDNFGPLPLLLASAKGQFEAPILTVDESSDIRTDIPAYKVFKNGEHITTKQDLLEYTDVLKNYCFFYVGCSFSFDRLLISAGIPLRYTDGKGSGNVSMYKTNVMCKKRGHFNVELVVSMRPIRRDLIQRVFEISQPLTNAHGAPVHIGNPAILGISDLSLDEYYGCKTHLEPGEVPVFWACGVTGLEALKSFKSETTFSHCGGSMFITDLKLVEDKSSPSSLPKNQPRVTWLTDDPPLASVLSEAAYRELQQLIMDVKDIHGKQGNGTETERFLKEVLSLSHSRSIGIIMADVSASNEDYGSDTSDSLPDSLAMALYLQSLDKIVTCFCDPNFVTTLLKQMKQFHDAGSSLGSTLYIAACPNMSGDSNIGYKSFTSDVHKYLSNIESAVMIESHGSSLSITETDVGYKSMSETNIGYKSFTSDVHKYLSNIESAVMIESHGSSLSITETDVSHFNLDILLLTASKTHDSNIPALSSDSPLGVVVLCKALYALYTDELHNRYRRRGLGYSLTDEEKNLLNISRLSLNEESIVHIVQLSDSMVR, from the exons ATGTTGCCTTCGGAGTACTTCACCGACTTCCAGCAATTTTGTTTAGACAATTTCGGTCCCCTCCCCTTACTCTTAGCATCGGCTAAAGGGCAATTCGAAGCTCCGATTCTAACAGTCGATGAAAGCTCTGATATAAG AACGGACATTCCTGCATACAAGGTTTTTAAGAATGGAGAGcatataacaacgaagcaagaCCTTCTGGAGTATACCGATGTGCTAAAGAATTATTGTTTTTTCTATGTGGGATGCAGTTTTAGCTTCGACAGACTGCTCATTTCAGCGGGTATACCGTTAAGGTATACTGATGGAAAAGGAAGTGGAAATGTTAGTATGTACAAG ACGAACGTAATGTGCAAGAAAAGGGGACATTTCAACGTCGAATTAGTCGTTTCGATGCGACCAATTCGACGGGATTTGATACAACGTGTGTTTGAAATTTCGCAACCATTAACTAATGCTCATGGCGCACCAGTGCATATTGGCAATCCAG cTATACTTGGCATCAGTGATTTGAGCTTAGATGAGTATTATGGATGCAAGACTCACTTAGAACCTGGAGAAGTACCTGTCTTCTGGGCTTGTGGAGTAACAGGGTTAGAAGCATTGAAGTCATTCA AGTCCGAAACCACGTTTAGTCATTGCGGTGGCTCCATGTTTATCACCGACCTAAAGTTAGTGGAAGACAAGAGTAGTCCATCATCTCTCCCGAAAAATCAGCCGAGAGTAACGTGGTTGACAGATGACCCACCTTTAGCAAGTGTTTTGTCCGAGGCTGCTTATCGGGAGTTGCAACAGCTTATAATGGACGTCAAAGACATACACG GAAAGCAAGGAAATGGTACTGAAACAGAGCGTTTTTTAAAGGAAGTTTTGTCCTTATCACATTCAAGATCAATTGGTATCATCATGGCAGACGTTAGCGCCTCAAATGAAGATTACGGAAGTGATACCAGTGATAGTCTTCCAGATTCACTAGCAATGGCATTGTATCTTCAAAGTCTTGATAAAATTGTCACTTGCTTCTGCGATCCCAACTTCGTTACGACTTTGCTCAAACAAATGAAGCAATTTCATGATGCAG GATCGTCGCTTGGGAGTACACTCTATATTGCAGCCTGTCCAAATATGTCTGGAGATTCAAATATCGGTTACAAATCGTTTACGTCTGATGTTCATAAATACCTGTCCAACATCGAGAGTGCAGTCATGATAGAATCTCACGGTTCTAGTTTATCGATCACAGAAACTGATGTCGGTTACAAATCGATGTCGGAAACAAATATCGGTTACAAATCGTTTACGTCTGATGTTCATAAATACCTGTCCAACATCGAGAGTGCAGTCATGATAGAATCTCACGGTTCTAGTTTATCGATCACAGAAACTGATGTTAGTCATTTTAATTTGGATATCTTATTGTTAACCGCAAGCAAGACTCATGACAGTAACATTCCAG CCTTGAGTAGCGACTCACCATTGGGCGTGGTGGTGCTATGTAAAGCGCTTTACGCCCTCTACACGGATGAACTACATAACCGATATCGTAGACGAGGATTAGGATATTCTTTAACTGATGAAGAAAAGAACTTGCTTAACATTTCCCGTTTGTCGCTGAATGAG GAATCGATAGTGCACATAGTACAACTGTCTGATTCAATGGTGAGATGA
- the LOC139961488 gene encoding uncharacterized protein translates to MRYCIEERDTSLSKAMTVGEAFLLCEEMANRLLNFSLEKVQNAEVFPTTVIEMLRTVAKEVEKNRRKKNFGVIGGSVTSIAGGAIAIAGAILIPFTFAVSTSLLVSGAVVGLVGGGVSMGFSLNKFFNDKKRKNAIKPALNTFVVFQKRLALCVVNVQLAQQIVTDIMENDSHLLEMELDNEDMESVIELHVASSQHTFMQEDGIEITTLIEEMSLFSEQLAHCLVQLVKPYREQILESDDEESWYEQRFNKAGELPFDGLISAVNSLKTFDDTENTFGGFVLKYYKENSNPSPSNTFLPARATMDAAGNICARGGAAGSAVARIGLKAIVISDDISSVGGNVLRIAQGVSAAGVILSVVGIAIDVVFLGHAVYDLLKKDMEDFSQALLNISDLMEEINYIHNSNT, encoded by the exons ATGAGATACTGCATCGAAGAACGTGATACTTCATTGTCGAAGGCTATGACAGTCGGCGAAGCCTTCCTGCTGTGCGAAGAGATGGCAAACCGATTATTG AATTTCTCTTTGGAAAAAGTGCAAAATGCCGAAGTCTTCCCTACAACAGTGATTGAAATGTTGCGAACTGTTGCAAAAGAAGTAGAAAAGAATCGACGAAAGAAGAATTTTGGTGTAATCGGTGGGTCAGTTACAAGTATTGCTGGAGGTGCCATTGCTATTGCAGGCGCCATTTTGATTCCATTTACTTTCGCAGTTAGTACAAGTCTTCTAGTCTCTGGGGCAGTAGTAGGGTTAGTTGGAGGTGGTGTAAGCATGGGATTCAGTCTGAACAAATTTTTCAATGATAAAAAGCGAAAAAACGCAATAAAACCGGCCTTGAACACTTTCGTGGTGTTCCAAAAAAGATTAGCCTTATGTGTAGTAAATGTACAACTTGCTCAGCAGATCGTTACAGATATAATGGAGAATGATTCACATTTACTTGAAATGGAACTTGATAATGAAGACATGGAGTCAGTCATAGAACTCCACGTAGCGAGTAGTCAGCATACGTTTATGCAGGAGGATGGAATTGAAATTACGACATTGATTGAGGAAATGTCGTTGTTTTCAGAACAACTAGCTCATTGTCTGGTCCAGTTGGTTAAGCCTTACCGAGAACAAATACTTGAATCTGACGATGAGGAATCGTGGTATGAGCAGCGATTCAATAAAGCTGGCGAATTGCCATTTGATGGACTTATTTCAGCCGTTAATAGTTTGAAGACTTTTGATGATACCGAAAACACATTTGGAGGATtcgttttgaaatattacaagGAAAACAGCAACCCCTCACCAAGTAATACATTCCTTCCGGCCAGGGCAACCATGGATGCGGCAGGAAATATCTGTGCAAGAGGAGGTGCTGCTGGCTCTGCTGTTGCTCGAATAGGATTGAAGGCCATCGTC ATCAGCGATGATATATCAAGTGTCGGAGGAAATGTCTTACGGATCGCACAAGGGGTTTCAGCTGCAGGGGTCATCTTAAGCGTCGTCGGTATTGCCATTGATGTTGTCTTCCTGGGACATGCTGTTTATGACCTCTTGAAAAAGGATATGGAAGATTTCTCGCAGGCGTTGCTCAATATTTCTGACTTAATGGAAGAAATCAACTACATCCATAATTCGAATACATAA